One genomic region from Deltaproteobacteria bacterium encodes:
- a CDS encoding (2Fe-2S) ferredoxin domain-containing protein — protein sequence MAKLKVEDLKRIKESMKGTVNLRQGDYRVKITVHMGTCGIAAGARTLMSALLEKLEKSGATDIILTSSGCAGLCNHEPMITVEVKEAAPVKYVKLDPDKVDRIFDEHVIGGHPVAEYALSVGSETTY from the coding sequence ATGGCAAAACTCAAGGTGGAAGACCTCAAGAGAATCAAGGAATCCATGAAAGGAACGGTCAATCTCAGGCAGGGAGACTACCGCGTGAAGATCACCGTCCACATGGGCACGTGCGGCATTGCGGCAGGGGCCAGGACGCTCATGTCCGCGCTGCTCGAGAAGCTGGAGAAAAGCGGGGCAACCGATATTATCCTGACATCTTCCGGATGCGCGGGGTTGTGCAATCATGAGCCGATGATCACGGTTGAGGTAAAGGAGGCCGCCCCGGTAAAATATGTGAAGCTCGACCCTGACAAGGTGGACAGGATCTTTGATGAGCATGTGATAGGAGGCCACCCGGTTGCGGAATACGCGCTTTCTGTCGGAAGCGAGACCACGTATTGA
- a CDS encoding ATP-binding protein — MQDLSLHILDIAENATRAGATLIEIDISEDIGKDLLKIRIQDNGRGMDPETLKGATDPFVTTRTTRRVGMGLPLLKQAARETGGDLLLTSESGKGTRVLATFQKSHIDRRPLGDMGATLITLIMGNPDLDFVYRSNLREQEVEVDTRSIRKALNSTVRITDPAVIRLIRDLFSKRVD; from the coding sequence ATGCAGGATCTATCGCTTCACATATTGGACATTGCGGAAAATGCAACACGGGCCGGGGCCACGCTCATTGAAATCGACATCTCGGAGGACATCGGCAAAGACCTCCTGAAAATACGCATTCAAGACAACGGGAGGGGCATGGACCCGGAGACGCTTAAAGGGGCGACCGATCCCTTTGTGACCACCCGGACGACCCGTCGCGTGGGGATGGGCCTGCCGTTGCTGAAGCAGGCCGCAAGAGAGACCGGCGGCGATCTTCTATTGACATCTGAATCAGGAAAGGGAACCAGGGTCCTTGCGACCTTTCAGAAAAGTCATATCGACCGCAGACCATTGGGGGATATGGGCGCCACCCTGATAACCCTTATCATGGGGAACCCTGACCTGGACTTCGTATACAGATCCAACCTTCGAGAACAGGAGGTGGAGGTGGATACGCGCTCCATTAGAAAGGCGCTGAATAGCACCGTGCGCATCACCGATCCCGCGGTTATCCGACTCATACGGGATCTCTTCAGTAAGAGAGTGGATTGA
- a CDS encoding molybdopterin-dependent oxidoreductase: MPENIITIDGRQLEFEPEETILEVARRNGIFIPTLCHIKGARPTGACRICVVAVEGARALLPACATPAAPKMVVHTHSPAVIEARRTIITLLLQSGNHNCAIATNRSQDWTSFQQQVADYDQSEDLCPAHSACNLQAYAYKYQVDTTGFVRAKTDYPMEMASPLIIRDFSRCILCGRCVEACNTIQVNNAIAHGFRGARAKIVAMGNDNLQRSDCVFCGECIQACPVAALVETKSRYKIRPWEARHVRTTCHYCGVGCQLDLHIKDDKIMKVTGVEDARPNQGRLCVKGRFGYDFVQSPDRLTVPMIREQGRLRDASWSEALDLVVSKIQEITGKDGPDAVAGICSAKSTNEALYLMQKLFRAGIGTNNLASPFAASGLNNPLAELEKAKCIFLIGSDITEENPVAGTFVKRAAKSGCKLIVADSRPTKITTFATVPLLLREGSESVLVNGIIQELISRGRSCADGIREIASSFSMDKVMEATGLTEDQIKTAVDSLDMEEPAMLVYGSRVASFARTFVRLQETLGNLGVECGGVNYLGDLNNSQGACDMGFLPAFLPGYQPVEDEKARKPFEEAWGTDLPEKPGLTFAQMIKNMGGAPGEGEKKIRLLYCVGENLAIARPAMPDITAALESVDFLVVQDILNNETLEHADVVFPAAAWSEETGTYTNCERRVSLMRRAVPSPGEAKPESWILTQLANRLGLHWEHETNQSIWENEIIKLVPFLKGITYDRLEHGGIRWAMPDPKAFGITDFADVKSPLRRPGWTSFNYHHRTLLEQCEGLLESIPRTKAMPEFEPPGDPEEVREKFVQLLEEEEKPEAKKEIDTILATYKDHRGGLIPVLQQVQGILGFLPINAQHYIALGLGIPSSDVFGVVSFYSFFTMVPRGKHIIRVCLGTACFVKGSGKLLDVLHRHLKVDVGETTEDREYSLEVVRCIGACGLAPVMVIDEETHGQVDPSKIIGLVEAVRGTT; encoded by the coding sequence ATGCCCGAAAACATCATCACCATTGACGGACGTCAATTGGAATTTGAACCTGAAGAGACCATCCTCGAAGTTGCAAGACGTAACGGGATCTTCATCCCCACCCTCTGCCATATCAAAGGGGCCCGGCCCACCGGGGCATGCAGGATATGCGTGGTGGCGGTTGAAGGGGCACGCGCCCTCCTGCCTGCCTGTGCCACCCCCGCAGCCCCGAAGATGGTGGTCCATACCCATTCGCCAGCGGTCATTGAGGCAAGAAGAACCATCATCACCCTCCTTCTCCAATCCGGGAATCATAACTGCGCCATCGCCACCAACAGGTCCCAGGACTGGACCTCCTTTCAGCAGCAGGTGGCGGACTATGACCAGAGTGAAGACCTATGCCCGGCCCACAGCGCCTGTAACCTGCAGGCCTATGCCTATAAATACCAGGTGGATACCACCGGCTTTGTGAGGGCCAAGACCGACTATCCGATGGAGATGGCGAGCCCGCTCATTATCAGGGATTTTTCCCGATGCATCCTTTGCGGTCGCTGCGTGGAGGCCTGCAACACAATTCAGGTCAACAATGCCATCGCCCACGGGTTCAGAGGCGCCAGGGCCAAGATCGTCGCCATGGGAAATGACAATCTTCAACGTTCGGATTGCGTCTTCTGCGGGGAGTGCATCCAGGCATGCCCGGTCGCCGCGTTGGTTGAAACCAAGAGCCGCTACAAGATACGTCCCTGGGAAGCCCGTCATGTGAGAACCACCTGCCATTATTGCGGCGTCGGATGTCAACTGGATCTGCATATCAAAGATGACAAAATCATGAAGGTCACCGGTGTTGAGGACGCCCGGCCCAACCAGGGAAGGCTCTGCGTCAAGGGACGGTTCGGCTATGATTTTGTACAGAGCCCGGACCGCCTGACCGTCCCCATGATCCGGGAACAAGGGCGGCTCAGAGACGCCTCGTGGTCTGAAGCCCTCGATCTGGTGGTATCAAAGATACAGGAAATAACAGGTAAGGACGGCCCCGATGCCGTTGCCGGCATCTGTTCCGCCAAATCAACCAATGAGGCCCTCTACCTGATGCAGAAACTCTTTCGGGCGGGGATCGGCACCAACAACCTTGCCTCCCCCTTTGCCGCCTCAGGCCTCAATAATCCCCTTGCCGAACTGGAAAAGGCCAAGTGCATCTTCCTGATAGGATCGGACATCACCGAAGAAAACCCGGTAGCGGGCACCTTTGTCAAACGGGCCGCCAAGAGCGGCTGCAAACTGATCGTGGCCGACTCACGCCCCACCAAGATTACGACCTTTGCCACGGTTCCCCTGTTGCTGAGGGAGGGATCGGAATCGGTCCTGGTCAACGGCATCATTCAGGAACTGATCTCGCGCGGTAGGTCATGTGCCGACGGTATCCGGGAAATCGCCTCCAGCTTCTCCATGGACAAGGTCATGGAGGCCACCGGCCTTACAGAGGACCAGATCAAGACAGCCGTTGACTCCCTCGATATGGAAGAACCGGCCATGTTGGTCTACGGCTCCAGAGTGGCATCCTTTGCCAGGACCTTTGTCCGGCTGCAGGAGACTTTGGGCAACTTAGGGGTGGAATGCGGGGGCGTCAACTACCTGGGGGATCTCAACAATTCCCAGGGCGCCTGCGACATGGGATTCCTGCCCGCATTTCTCCCGGGCTATCAACCGGTGGAAGACGAAAAGGCCCGTAAGCCGTTTGAGGAGGCCTGGGGAACCGACCTTCCGGAGAAACCGGGATTGACCTTTGCGCAGATGATCAAGAACATGGGCGGCGCACCCGGTGAGGGAGAAAAAAAGATCCGCCTGCTGTATTGCGTGGGTGAAAACCTCGCCATCGCCCGGCCCGCCATGCCCGACATTACCGCAGCCCTGGAATCGGTCGACTTCTTAGTGGTTCAGGACATCCTGAACAACGAGACCCTGGAGCATGCGGACGTGGTGTTCCCTGCGGCCGCATGGTCGGAAGAAACCGGTACCTATACCAACTGCGAGCGGAGGGTCAGCCTCATGCGTCGGGCCGTTCCCAGTCCGGGCGAGGCAAAGCCCGAGTCATGGATACTCACCCAACTGGCCAATCGCCTGGGTCTTCACTGGGAGCATGAAACCAACCAGAGTATCTGGGAAAATGAAATCATAAAGCTTGTGCCCTTCCTCAAAGGGATCACCTATGACCGTCTGGAACATGGTGGAATCCGGTGGGCAATGCCCGATCCTAAAGCCTTCGGGATCACGGATTTTGCGGATGTCAAATCGCCTCTCCGCCGGCCGGGGTGGACATCTTTCAACTACCATCATCGTACGCTCCTGGAGCAGTGTGAAGGGCTGCTCGAATCGATCCCCCGCACCAAAGCGATGCCGGAGTTTGAACCCCCGGGCGATCCGGAAGAGGTCAGGGAAAAATTCGTCCAACTCCTTGAAGAAGAAGAGAAACCAGAGGCCAAAAAAGAGATCGACACCATACTGGCCACTTACAAAGACCACAGGGGAGGCCTGATTCCTGTGCTTCAACAGGTCCAGGGCATCCTGGGATTCCTCCCCATCAATGCCCAGCACTATATCGCCTTAGGGCTGGGCATACCGTCGTCGGACGTCTTCGGCGTGGTATCGTTCTATTCCTTTTTCACCATGGTGCCCCGAGGCAAACACATCATCCGCGTCTGTCTGGGAACCGCCTGCTTTGTGAAGGGGTCCGGAAAACTGCTGGACGTTCTCCATCGTCACCTCAAGGTGGACGTGGGGGAGACGACGGAAGACAGGGAATACTCACTGGAGGTCGTCAGATGCATCGGGGCCTGCGGGCTGGCCCCTGTCATGGTCATTGACGAAGAGACCCATGGTCAGGTGGATCCCTCCAAAATCATCGGGCTCGTAGAAGCCGTCAGAGGGACAACGTAG
- the nuoF gene encoding NADH-quinone oxidoreductase subunit NuoF, with the protein MEKKYRVHLMVCAGTSCVSSGSLDVRDALVEEVNKNGLQDEVFIATTGCNGFCAAGPLMIAYPDKIFYQKLKVEDVPYFVEEYLVKGRVVKEHLFESPEAAEAIPKISDIGFFSRQVLVALKNRGLIDPDNIDEYIARDGYTGAAKALLEMTPEEIVEEMKTSGLRGRGGAGFPTGLKWQFCAAATGSPKYMLCNADEGDPGAFMDRSILESDPHSVLEGMIIGAKAIGSHHGYIYVRAEYPLAITRLQTAIRQAKEYGLLGEDILGSGFNMEIDLYFGAGAFVCGEETALMRSIEGQRGMPRPRPPFPANKGLWDKPSVLNNVETLANVPQIIYRGANWFNSLGTEKSKGTKVFALSGRVRNIGLIEVPMGTPLRSIIYDIGGGIPDGKKFKAVQLGGPSGGCIPAHLLDTPVDYENIAKTGAIVGSGGMVVMDETSCMVDVARFFVDFTTDESCGKCTPCREGSRQLLWILERICQGQGVPEDLDRLEKLAKVLQAASLCGLGQTVPNPVLSTLRYFRHEYEAHIYDKHCPTGTCKRLSAPPCQSTCPTGQDVATYVALIGQGEFDKAWEIIRKENPLPMVLGRICPHPCESKCKRGETDKPISICALKRFAADRNRDKLKEIQPALVRYPQDKVAVIGSGPAGLSTAHDLTLKGYPVTIFEELPVAGGMLRVGIPEYRLPRDVLNDEIDAIRRLGVDIRLGVRVGRDISIDELKDQGYKAFFLGIGAHKGLKLRIPGEDEFEGFMDAVAFLRKVNLGDRKAPGKKVCVIGAGNSAIDAARTSLRLGAEEVHIVYRRQREQMPANPAEVDAADEEGIHIDLLTSPVRILGKDGKVVGMECIRNELGEPDKSGRRRPVPVKGSEFVIEADVIIPAISQQADLSFLKEDPQFHITRWNSFEVDEKTLATNVPGFFAGGDAVTGPATVVQAVGAGHRAAVSIDCYLRGKPFKGYWYPKPHLMVDRLELTEADEKLVRPVMAELPVKERVHNFKEVELGLDEQSACLEARRCLRCDL; encoded by the coding sequence ATGGAAAAAAAGTATCGCGTTCACCTGATGGTATGCGCAGGGACCAGCTGCGTATCGAGCGGTTCCCTTGACGTGAGAGATGCCCTGGTGGAGGAAGTCAACAAGAATGGACTGCAGGACGAGGTCTTTATTGCCACCACCGGCTGTAACGGTTTCTGTGCGGCCGGTCCATTGATGATCGCCTATCCCGACAAGATATTCTATCAGAAGCTCAAGGTGGAGGACGTCCCCTATTTTGTTGAGGAATATCTGGTCAAGGGACGTGTGGTCAAAGAGCATCTCTTCGAAAGTCCGGAAGCTGCCGAGGCCATCCCGAAGATTTCAGATATCGGATTTTTCAGCCGCCAGGTCCTGGTGGCCCTGAAAAACAGGGGGCTGATAGATCCCGACAATATCGATGAATATATCGCCAGAGACGGGTACACGGGGGCTGCCAAGGCCCTTCTGGAAATGACCCCGGAGGAGATCGTTGAAGAGATGAAGACCTCCGGGCTCAGGGGTCGCGGCGGGGCAGGCTTTCCTACAGGTCTCAAGTGGCAGTTCTGCGCCGCAGCAACAGGCAGTCCCAAATATATGCTCTGCAATGCGGACGAAGGAGACCCGGGCGCCTTCATGGACCGATCCATACTTGAAAGCGATCCCCACTCTGTCCTGGAGGGGATGATCATCGGGGCCAAGGCCATCGGCTCTCATCATGGGTATATCTATGTGCGGGCCGAGTACCCCTTGGCCATCACACGGCTCCAGACCGCCATCAGACAGGCCAAGGAATACGGTCTCCTGGGTGAAGACATCCTGGGCTCCGGGTTCAACATGGAAATCGACCTCTATTTCGGGGCCGGGGCCTTTGTGTGCGGTGAAGAGACCGCCCTGATGCGCTCCATCGAAGGGCAGAGGGGCATGCCGCGGCCCAGGCCGCCGTTTCCCGCCAACAAGGGGCTCTGGGACAAGCCATCGGTCCTGAACAATGTGGAGACCCTGGCCAATGTCCCGCAGATCATCTACCGGGGCGCCAACTGGTTCAACAGCCTGGGCACGGAAAAGAGCAAGGGCACCAAGGTGTTTGCCCTGAGCGGCCGGGTCCGCAACATCGGCCTCATTGAAGTGCCCATGGGCACCCCCCTCCGGTCCATCATCTATGACATCGGCGGCGGCATCCCCGACGGCAAGAAATTCAAGGCGGTCCAGCTGGGCGGGCCTTCGGGCGGGTGCATCCCCGCACATCTGCTGGATACCCCGGTGGATTACGAGAACATCGCCAAGACAGGCGCCATTGTCGGTTCCGGCGGGATGGTGGTCATGGATGAAACCTCCTGCATGGTGGATGTGGCCCGGTTTTTTGTGGACTTTACCACAGACGAATCGTGCGGGAAATGCACCCCCTGCCGGGAAGGAAGCCGGCAGCTCCTCTGGATCCTGGAAAGGATCTGCCAGGGCCAGGGCGTTCCGGAAGACCTGGATCGTCTTGAAAAGCTGGCCAAGGTCCTTCAGGCAGCCTCCCTCTGCGGGCTGGGCCAGACCGTGCCCAACCCGGTCCTGAGTACCCTCAGATACTTCCGGCATGAGTACGAGGCCCATATTTACGACAAACACTGTCCCACAGGGACGTGCAAACGACTGAGCGCCCCCCCGTGCCAGTCCACCTGTCCCACCGGCCAGGATGTCGCCACCTATGTCGCCCTCATCGGTCAGGGCGAATTCGACAAGGCCTGGGAGATCATTCGAAAGGAGAACCCGCTCCCCATGGTCCTGGGCCGGATCTGTCCTCACCCGTGCGAGAGCAAATGCAAACGGGGGGAAACCGACAAACCCATCAGCATCTGTGCCCTCAAACGCTTTGCAGCCGACAGAAACCGTGACAAATTGAAAGAGATCCAACCTGCCCTGGTACGCTATCCTCAGGACAAGGTGGCGGTGATCGGTTCAGGTCCCGCGGGCCTTTCCACGGCCCACGATCTCACCCTCAAGGGCTATCCCGTCACCATATTCGAAGAACTCCCCGTGGCCGGAGGGATGCTTCGTGTAGGCATCCCCGAATACCGGCTCCCCAGGGATGTATTGAATGACGAAATCGATGCGATCCGGCGTCTCGGAGTGGACATACGGCTCGGCGTAAGGGTGGGGCGGGATATCAGTATAGACGAGTTGAAAGACCAGGGGTACAAGGCCTTTTTCCTGGGCATCGGGGCCCACAAAGGCCTCAAGCTCCGCATCCCCGGGGAGGATGAATTCGAGGGGTTTATGGACGCCGTCGCGTTCCTGAGAAAGGTCAACCTGGGAGACAGGAAGGCCCCCGGGAAAAAGGTATGCGTGATCGGGGCCGGAAACTCGGCCATCGATGCGGCCCGGACATCCCTTCGCCTTGGCGCGGAAGAGGTCCACATCGTCTATCGCCGCCAGCGGGAACAGATGCCGGCCAACCCGGCGGAAGTGGACGCGGCGGATGAGGAAGGGATCCATATCGACCTGTTGACCTCTCCGGTTCGCATCCTCGGAAAAGACGGCAAGGTGGTGGGCATGGAGTGCATCCGCAATGAACTGGGAGAGCCCGATAAGAGCGGCCGGCGCAGGCCGGTCCCCGTAAAGGGTTCGGAATTCGTCATTGAAGCGGATGTGATCATCCCCGCCATCAGCCAGCAGGCGGACCTTTCTTTTCTAAAAGAAGACCCCCAATTTCATATTACCCGGTGGAACTCATTTGAAGTGGATGAAAAGACCCTGGCCACCAATGTCCCGGGATTCTTCGCAGGGGGTGATGCCGTTACCGGACCGGCGACCGTGGTCCAGGCAGTGGGTGCAGGGCATAGGGCGGCCGTATCCATCGACTGTTATCTCCGCGGAAAACCGTTTAAGGGCTACTGGTATCCCAAGCCCCACCTGATGGTGGATCGGCTTGAATTGACCGAAGCGGATGAAAAGCTGGTGCGGCCCGTCATGGCCGAACTCCCGGTAAAGGAACGGGTCCACAACTTCAAAGAGGTGGAATTGGGCCTCGATGAACAAAGCGCTTGTCTGGAGGCCCGTCGCTGCCTCCGATGCGATCTCTAA
- a CDS encoding ATP-binding protein, with amino-acid sequence MLKKYTVKARDFVKAGEGSIRIQRFLKFIGFDAGLIRRISICAYEAEMNVVMHGGDGELRLLVDPKTIILDVMDNGPGIPDIELALQEGYSTASPEDREMGFGAGMGLPNIKKNADSLDIRSSNGKGAHLTMYFEVHTG; translated from the coding sequence TTGCTTAAGAAGTACACTGTCAAAGCCAGGGACTTCGTGAAGGCTGGGGAAGGATCCATTCGGATTCAGAGATTCCTCAAGTTTATCGGCTTTGATGCAGGCCTCATCCGTCGCATTTCCATCTGCGCCTATGAAGCGGAAATGAATGTGGTCATGCATGGCGGAGATGGCGAATTGAGGCTGCTGGTGGACCCGAAAACGATCATTCTTGATGTCATGGACAACGGTCCTGGAATCCCAGACATTGAACTGGCGCTCCAGGAGGGGTATTCCACAGCCTCGCCGGAGGACAGGGAGATGGGCTTCGGAGCGGGGATGGGCCTCCCCAATATAAAGAAAAATGCCGATTCCCTTGACATCCGGTCGAGCAACGGGAAAGGCGCCCATTTGACCATGTATTTTGAGGTACATACCGGATGA
- a CDS encoding serine kinase has product MTLREIVEKLQLTVTTGAGLLDREVKGGYVSDLMSDVMANAGEGALWVTLQIHQNIVAVAVMKSLAGIVLINGRVPEPETVQKAEAEGIPILVTDMPAFELAGRLFALGVSGG; this is encoded by the coding sequence ATGACGCTAAGAGAGATCGTTGAAAAGCTGCAATTGACCGTCACGACCGGCGCCGGTCTCCTGGATCGGGAGGTGAAGGGAGGCTATGTAAGCGATCTCATGAGCGATGTCATGGCCAATGCCGGCGAGGGGGCCCTCTGGGTGACGCTTCAGATCCATCAGAATATCGTGGCCGTGGCGGTCATGAAATCCCTTGCCGGAATTGTCCTGATCAACGGCCGGGTCCCGGAGCCGGAAACCGTGCAAAAGGCAGAGGCGGAAGGAATCCCTATCTTGGTCACGGACATGCCCGCATTTGAATTGGCGGGGAGACTCTTTGCACTGGGGGTTTCCGGAGGGTGA
- a CDS encoding PHP domain-containing protein, with amino-acid sequence MGENGDISLRVLLADLHIHTCLSPCATLDMTPCKIVKAALKKRLDIIGITDHNSAENTAAVMAAARGTGLTVIPGMEITTSEEVHIIGLFEDIDGALAMQTLVYDRLQPGENDEDLFGMQVVANEFDEVEGMNTRLLIGATRMHIDQVIDGIHHMKGLAVAAHIDREAFSVLGQLGFIPEYLNLDALEISRRMTLGQGRRLFSHIEGFPFITSSDAHDLEDIGTRPTAFRMAGSELPELGYALKGTGGRGIEY; translated from the coding sequence GTGGGGGAAAATGGTGACATATCCTTGAGAGTGCTGCTGGCTGACCTGCACATTCATACCTGCCTTTCTCCCTGCGCCACCCTTGATATGACGCCCTGTAAGATTGTTAAAGCGGCACTGAAAAAGAGATTGGACATCATCGGCATTACCGATCATAACAGCGCCGAAAACACCGCGGCGGTAATGGCCGCGGCAAGAGGTACCGGGCTGACCGTCATCCCGGGAATGGAAATTACGACCTCGGAAGAGGTGCACATTATCGGCCTGTTCGAGGATATCGATGGTGCGCTGGCCATGCAGACCCTGGTCTACGACCGTCTCCAACCGGGAGAAAACGACGAGGACCTCTTCGGCATGCAGGTGGTTGCCAACGAGTTTGACGAGGTAGAGGGGATGAACACCCGGCTTCTCATCGGTGCCACCCGGATGCACATCGATCAGGTAATTGACGGCATCCACCACATGAAGGGTCTGGCCGTGGCGGCCCATATCGACCGCGAGGCCTTTAGTGTTCTGGGTCAGTTGGGCTTTATCCCGGAGTATCTGAACCTGGATGCCCTGGAGATTTCAAGGAGAATGACCCTGGGACAGGGACGACGGCTGTTCAGCCATATAGAGGGATTCCCCTTTATTACATCATCGGATGCCCACGACCTCGAAGATATCGGGACCCGGCCGACCGCTTTCCGGATGGCAGGATCCGAACTGCCGGAACTGGGATATGCGCTCAAGGGAACCGGGGGACGGGGGATTGAGTATTGA
- a CDS encoding 4Fe-4S binding protein, with product MTAKAVQDKEPVRYMQTDESLCNGCVLCMKACPTKAIRIREGKARIEGVCIDCCECVRVCPRGAIQAITSESLDLTEKDNIIVSPSTVLYSQFGEEVLPNDVLLGLKRMGFGYIHDQSYTSEIFNLAVELYIKENRDKPDAPLPFISPVCPVVVSLIAYRFQSLLKHIPPLITPREIVAREGKKRLAARYGRDADTFKVLHITPCPSKMICMKESILQEHSYLDAAIGINTIYGELKKNIHDVEDDIVLHHSGGIGLSWGMSGGEISGVELNCLAVSGLQETIRYLEKIEIGLLADIDYVEFRACTEGCLGGPFTVMDKYQGKRHLQKLVRMFGVEKQVKHGYVKKLYDKGWFFTDKRASHEEAITHLSTVDIASGIERLKRIEEILKLLPRKECGACGCPDCATFAEDVADGKDSIQSCIFWRDQKKKGALGPDKAMRPSRG from the coding sequence ATGACGGCCAAGGCAGTCCAGGACAAGGAACCCGTACGGTATATGCAGACCGATGAATCTCTCTGCAACGGGTGTGTCCTCTGCATGAAGGCATGCCCTACCAAGGCCATCCGCATCAGGGAGGGGAAGGCCCGCATCGAGGGGGTCTGCATTGACTGCTGTGAATGCGTTCGTGTCTGCCCGAGAGGGGCCATCCAGGCGATTACTTCCGAGAGTCTTGACTTAACGGAAAAAGACAACATCATCGTCAGCCCTTCCACGGTCCTATACTCGCAATTCGGAGAAGAGGTTCTGCCCAATGATGTCCTCCTGGGCCTCAAGCGGATGGGTTTCGGCTATATCCACGATCAATCCTACACCAGTGAAATCTTCAATCTGGCCGTGGAGCTCTATATCAAGGAAAACCGGGACAAACCGGATGCCCCCCTCCCCTTCATATCCCCTGTCTGCCCGGTGGTGGTCAGCCTCATCGCCTACCGTTTTCAATCTCTGCTGAAACATATCCCCCCCCTGATCACCCCCCGGGAGATTGTGGCCAGGGAGGGCAAAAAGCGATTGGCCGCACGATACGGTCGTGATGCCGACACCTTCAAAGTTCTTCACATCACGCCCTGCCCCTCCAAGATGATCTGCATGAAAGAATCCATCCTGCAGGAGCATTCCTATCTGGATGCGGCCATCGGGATCAACACCATTTACGGGGAGCTCAAAAAAAATATTCACGATGTGGAGGATGATATCGTCCTGCACCACTCCGGCGGCATCGGACTGAGCTGGGGCATGTCCGGGGGTGAGATTTCAGGGGTGGAGCTGAACTGCCTGGCGGTCTCAGGTCTCCAGGAGACCATCCGTTACCTGGAAAAGATCGAGATCGGCCTCCTCGCAGATATCGATTATGTGGAATTCCGGGCATGCACAGAAGGATGTCTTGGCGGCCCCTTCACGGTAATGGACAAATATCAGGGGAAAAGACACCTTCAGAAGCTCGTCCGGATGTTCGGGGTGGAAAAGCAGGTCAAGCATGGGTACGTGAAAAAACTCTATGACAAGGGCTGGTTTTTCACCGATAAGAGGGCATCCCATGAAGAAGCAATCACGCATTTATCTACCGTCGATATCGCCAGCGGAATTGAGAGGCTGAAACGGATCGAGGAAATTTTGAAACTCCTTCCGCGAAAGGAATGCGGGGCCTGCGGCTGCCCTGACTGTGCGACCTTTGCGGAAGATGTGGCAGATGGAAAAGATTCCATTCAAAGCTGCATTTTCTGGCGGGATCAAAAGAAGAAGGGGGCCCTTGGACCGGATAAAGCCATGCGCCCGTCGCGGGGATAA
- a CDS encoding SoxR reducing system RseC family protein codes for MIIEQGVVDKVSGQKASVRVEKSSACASCQSRDSCHEASGKDMIIEVANNLGAGKGDRIEISIPSGSFLLLSILVYLLPVAALIGGAVLGGAVGGAFAINPTFASIAGGCLGMGIAFYALKRLDRSARAQRGLRPRMTRILLRSDLPYPGKDQE; via the coding sequence ATGATCATCGAACAAGGCGTTGTTGACAAGGTGTCCGGCCAGAAGGCGTCGGTCCGGGTTGAGAAATCCTCTGCGTGCGCGAGCTGTCAATCACGGGACTCGTGCCACGAGGCCTCTGGCAAAGACATGATCATCGAAGTCGCCAACAATCTGGGGGCCGGAAAGGGGGATCGCATCGAGATCAGCATCCCCTCCGGTTCGTTCCTCCTCCTCTCCATTCTTGTCTATCTTCTTCCTGTGGCGGCCCTTATTGGAGGCGCTGTTCTAGGGGGGGCTGTAGGCGGGGCATTTGCTATCAATCCGACGTTTGCTTCCATTGCAGGGGGATGTCTCGGTATGGGCATTGCCTTCTATGCCTTGAAACGTCTCGACAGGTCGGCCCGTGCCCAGAGGGGGTTGCGGCCCCGTATGACACGCATCCTGCTTCGTTCAGATTTGCCTTATCCGGGGAAGGATCAGGAATAG